The Rhodococcus rhodochrous DNA window AGATCCTCACCCTGCCGTGACCTCCGCTCGCTGAGCGAGCACGGAGTTCGGCCCCGACCCGGAAAAGGTCGGGGCCGAACCTGTTCCGGAAGGCGGCCGGCCTAGGGTGCCGCGTTGCGGACGACCTGCCAGGTCGCACCCACGCACACCGCGGCGACCAGCAGGGGAAGGACCACCAGGGTCGTCGTCGGCGACGTGTCGACGATCCACGACCACAGCGACGACCACGACCGGGTCCACGTGACGAGGATCGCGGCGAGACCGCCGATCACGACGACGGACGCGGCAGCCGTGAGCAGACCCGTTGCACGCCAACGGTGCTGGATCGCGCCGGTGAGCATCGACAGCGCGACGATCAGGAGCATCGTGGCGAAGAAGCCCAGGAACTGCACCACGGAACTGTCGGTGACGAAACGCAGGATCCCGAACATCCGCATGTCCACACCCCAGCCCCCGGTCGCGGCCTCGAGCACCGAGAGGAGTTGGAAGGCGATCGCGAACACCGCCGACTGGGCCACCGCGATCGCGACCATCGACTGCATGTAGTGCGATCGCGTGGAACCGAGACGCAGTGCGAACGAGAACATCTGGGTCATCGCCAGGAGGTAGAAGGCGACGACGAAGCCGTAGACCGACAGCATGCTGCCGGTGACGTTGTACTCCGCACCCGTGTCGACGAGGGAGAAGATCACCCACGGGATGAGGGCCGAGGTGATCAGCAGTCCGACGGGCCACGCGACGAACAGCGGCCACGAGACGAGTTGCAGGCGGGCGACGGACAGGACACGCGCCGACCCGGTGGTGACCGGGGCGGGCAACGGGATCGCGGTGGTCACAGCGATGCCTCCTCGTTCGTGGTGATGGTCTCGGGTGTCCGGTGGAGGTGGACCACGAGGTCCTGGAGCGAGATCGGTTGCACGTCCACACGTCCGGAGGCGTGGGGGAGTTCGTCCGCGTCGTTGCGGAGGAAGGCCGTGCGGGCGACACCGCCGAGGCTCTCCGTGTGCAGGACGGTGCTGTCGCCGACGATCCGCGCCACCTCGTCCGCCGGGCCGGTCGCCTGTGCGGCGCGGGTGCGCAGCGTGTCGGTGTCCTCGTCGACGACGAGATGTCCGCGGTCGAGCACGAGGATGTGTTCGAGCAGGTCGGCGGCCTCGTCGATCAGATGGGTCGACAACACGATCGTGCGCGGCCGCTCCGCGTAGTCGAGCAGCAGTTCGTCGTAGAACATCTGCCGGGCCACGGCGTCGAGACCGAGATACGGTTCGTCGAAGACCGTCACCGGTGCGCGCGACGCGAGACCCACCACGATGCCCAGTGCGGAACTCATGCCGCGGGAGAGTTTCTTGACCTTGCGTCCGCAGGGCAGCGCGAACCTGTCGGCCAACCGCTGTGCGTAC harbors:
- a CDS encoding ABC transporter ATP-binding protein; this encodes MTITPPVVRARHLGMRFGDVAALTDADFTLHRNTIYGLLGRNGAGKTTLMQLLAGHMRPTTGSVEVFDADPYENTAVLQQLCFVADTQRYPDDMRVGHVLASAELLLPLWDREYAQRLADRFALPCGRKVKKLSRGMSSALGIVVGLASRAPVTVFDEPYLGLDAVARQMFYDELLLDYAERPRTIVLSTHLIDEAADLLEHILVLDRGHLVVDEDTDTLRTRAAQATGPADEVARIVGDSTVLHTESLGGVARTAFLRNDADELPHASGRVDVQPISLQDLVVHLHRTPETITTNEEASL